A genomic window from Arthrobacter globiformis includes:
- a CDS encoding LolA family protein, with protein MTAIWLRWTPAVAVPAVIAAGVLAGSLPASARDPLPEKTPAQVLAMIGQHQTKSFSGTVEQSSELGLPDVPQVGPTSGAGTGSLAELLTGPHTARVYVDGPSKARIQVMDRMAERDAVRQGNELWLYNSKDNTATHVTLPANASKESRSHDMPAGVATPEELATKMLDKLDGSTEVSVAETTEVAGRTAYNLVLTPRSDVTLVGSVAVAVDGENGMPLSVEVRARGQQEPAFRTAFSTLTLGAPDASLFNFSPPPGASVKELAVPAKPSGTKDLADRNRTHRNHADKDLGSKDPADKHSAHKDLRGHAPTVTGSGWERIIGIPAPSSSAPSASPESGKQPVDRLLNDPLLRQATVTVEGGRAISTSLVNVLLADDGRTFVGSVPLERLQAAAAAR; from the coding sequence ATGACTGCCATCTGGCTACGGTGGACGCCTGCCGTGGCCGTACCTGCTGTTATAGCTGCCGGAGTCCTGGCGGGGTCCCTGCCCGCGAGCGCCCGGGACCCGCTGCCAGAGAAGACACCGGCACAGGTGCTGGCGATGATCGGACAACACCAGACCAAGTCCTTCTCCGGCACGGTGGAACAGTCCTCCGAACTCGGCCTGCCCGATGTCCCCCAGGTAGGGCCCACCTCGGGTGCAGGCACGGGTTCCCTCGCCGAACTGCTGACCGGGCCACACACTGCCCGGGTCTACGTCGACGGACCAAGCAAGGCCAGGATCCAGGTGATGGACCGGATGGCCGAGCGCGACGCCGTCCGGCAAGGCAATGAACTGTGGCTATACAACTCCAAGGACAACACGGCCACCCACGTCACCCTTCCCGCGAATGCGTCGAAGGAATCCCGCAGCCACGACATGCCGGCAGGTGTGGCAACGCCGGAGGAACTGGCCACCAAGATGCTTGACAAGCTGGACGGCAGCACCGAGGTGTCGGTGGCCGAAACTACCGAGGTGGCAGGCAGGACGGCCTACAATCTGGTCCTCACGCCGCGGTCGGACGTGACGCTGGTGGGGTCCGTGGCTGTGGCCGTGGATGGTGAGAACGGCATGCCGCTGAGCGTGGAAGTGCGGGCGCGCGGGCAACAGGAGCCTGCATTCCGGACCGCGTTCTCCACCCTGACGCTCGGGGCCCCCGACGCGAGCCTGTTCAACTTCTCGCCGCCGCCGGGTGCCTCGGTGAAGGAACTTGCGGTGCCGGCGAAGCCCAGCGGCACGAAGGACCTGGCTGACAGGAATCGGACGCACAGGAATCACGCTGACAAGGATCTGGGCAGCAAGGATCCGGCCGACAAGCATTCAGCCCACAAGGACCTGCGCGGGCACGCCCCGACCGTAACCGGCTCAGGCTGGGAACGGATCATCGGCATCCCGGCCCCCTCCTCTTCCGCGCCGTCCGCGTCCCCTGAGTCTGGAAAGCAACCGGTCGACAGGCTGCTCAATGATCCCCTGCTTCGCCAGGCGACCGTGACTGTTGAGGGCGGCCGGGCCATCTCCACATCACTGGTCAATGTCCTGCTGGCCGACGACGGCCGGACGTTCGTTGGGTCCGTGCCCCTGGAGCGGCTCCAGGCCGCCGCTGCCGCGAGGTGA
- a CDS encoding ABC transporter ATP-binding protein → MAVNSIDLTVPRGSVFGFLGPNGSGKTTTIRMMLGLAAATAGEVRVLGLDMPRQLDEVLPRVGALVEGPAFYPFLSGAANLHRFDAADRHAEPSTRRARVAEALDRVGLSHAARKKVRAYSLGMKQRLGIANALLARRELLVLDEPTNGLDPQGTREVRHLVRSLAADGATVFVSSHLLAEVEQICTHAAIMSAGRLVAQGPLAELRQAGTAQLRLLTPDAGTASGVLTRFGLSPVVGHPDGADAVITSSLPVGTGFRGPADHPAPAGEPSANGGVAPEAIVAALVADGVRVRGFTVERGSLEDRFVALTGEGFDVAQ, encoded by the coding sequence ATGGCGGTCAACAGCATCGACCTGACTGTGCCCCGGGGCTCTGTCTTCGGTTTCCTCGGCCCCAACGGTTCCGGCAAGACCACCACCATCCGCATGATGCTCGGCCTCGCCGCCGCGACCGCGGGGGAGGTCAGGGTCCTGGGGCTGGATATGCCGCGGCAGTTGGATGAGGTCCTGCCCAGGGTGGGTGCGCTGGTGGAGGGTCCGGCTTTCTATCCGTTCCTCTCGGGCGCGGCAAATCTGCACCGCTTTGATGCAGCGGACCGCCATGCCGAGCCGTCCACCCGCCGCGCCCGGGTGGCCGAAGCGCTGGACCGCGTGGGGCTTTCCCATGCTGCCCGCAAGAAGGTGCGGGCCTACTCGCTCGGAATGAAGCAGCGGCTGGGAATCGCTAACGCGCTGCTGGCACGGCGCGAATTGCTGGTCCTGGACGAACCCACCAACGGGCTGGATCCGCAGGGCACGCGGGAGGTCCGGCACCTGGTGCGGTCCCTCGCCGCCGACGGCGCCACCGTGTTCGTGTCCAGCCACCTGCTCGCCGAAGTGGAGCAGATCTGCACGCACGCGGCGATCATGAGCGCTGGCCGGCTGGTGGCCCAGGGACCCCTGGCCGAACTCCGCCAGGCGGGCACCGCGCAGCTTCGCCTGCTGACGCCCGACGCCGGGACGGCCTCGGGCGTTTTGACGCGGTTCGGCTTATCCCCGGTCGTGGGACACCCCGACGGCGCCGACGCCGTCATCACGTCGAGCCTGCCTGTTGGCACCGGGTTCCGAGGTCCTGCGGATCACCCAGCGCCGGCAGGTGAACCATCCGCAAACGGAGGCGTGGCACCGGAAGCGATCGTGGCTGCCTTAGTGGCGGACGGGGTGCGTGTCCGCGGGTTCACGGTGGAGCGTGGCAGCCTGGAGGACCGCTTCGTGGCTTTGACGGGGGAGGGCTTCGATGTCGCACAGTGA
- a CDS encoding DedA family protein has protein sequence MRIPGATSSPADELTGLVGFAAQSIESLGEWGVGLFTLLETVFPPIPSEVILPLAGFLTRQGSLNLALVFVTSTLGAYVGALALYFLGAKVGLERSIRWLSKLPLMDREDFERADVWFRRHGRSAIFFGRLLPGVRSLISLPAGAERMHLGTFSLFTIAGSAIWNGALIGLGVLLGRQYSMVEQYSRYLNLAVYAALAIFVAWLVVRQIRRGKPAQDRQ, from the coding sequence ATGCGCATTCCCGGTGCCACATCCAGTCCCGCCGACGAACTGACAGGCCTCGTGGGTTTTGCCGCCCAGTCGATCGAGTCGCTCGGGGAATGGGGTGTGGGCCTCTTTACGCTCCTTGAGACGGTGTTCCCGCCGATCCCCAGCGAAGTGATTCTTCCGTTGGCCGGGTTCCTGACCCGGCAGGGGTCCCTCAACCTGGCCCTGGTCTTCGTGACCAGCACACTCGGGGCGTACGTGGGCGCCCTTGCACTGTATTTCCTTGGCGCGAAGGTGGGGCTGGAGCGTTCGATCCGCTGGCTGTCCAAGCTGCCGCTGATGGACCGGGAGGACTTCGAGCGCGCGGACGTCTGGTTCCGCCGCCACGGCAGGTCGGCGATCTTCTTCGGCCGGTTGCTTCCCGGCGTGCGGAGCCTCATTTCGTTGCCGGCGGGCGCCGAAAGGATGCACCTGGGAACCTTCAGCCTCTTCACCATCGCCGGCAGCGCCATCTGGAACGGAGCGCTGATCGGCCTCGGCGTACTGCTGGGCCGGCAGTACTCGATGGTGGAGCAGTACTCCCGCTACCTGAACCTCGCCGTGTATGCCGCCCTGGCCATCTTCGTGGCCTGGCTCGTGGTCCGGCAGATCCGGCGGGGAAAGCCGGCGCAGGACCGCCAGTAG
- a CDS encoding glycoside hydrolase family 68 protein has product MHKHPNTPRMLRWRPAAAALVATVAATAFLAVPSAQANEPSDPPSSTQMPAPAPGFPLPTPHTQTAHDPASDFTSKWTRADAKQIMAQSDSKVQPGQNSMSPDVTMPEIPEDFPAMNDDVWVWDTWSLTDENANQISYKGYDVIFSLVADRHAGYGFDQRHWNARIGYFFRKTNADPAKDKWNYGGHLFLDNTSIGNTEWSGSTRLMKGNQVNVFYTATTFYDVKERNAGGGGIAPDAVIAKALGNIHADKNGVTFDGFQHTKLLEPDGKLYQNKAQNPGFAFRDPYTFADPAHPGKTYMVFEGNTGGKRGDYRCKNEDLGYAKGDPNAENLDEVNSKGAYYQTANVGLAVADNKDLTKWHFLPPILSANCVNDQTERPQIFIQNENGKNKYYLFTISHQFTYAAGMRGPDGVYGFVGDGVRSDYQPMNNSGLALGSPTDLNLPSESPEAPTPNQNGRQFQAYSHYVQPGGLVQSFIDNVNGIRGGSLSPTVKINFRDGVSKVDRSFGQNGLGPFGYLPTNVHVGGNGLYK; this is encoded by the coding sequence ATGCACAAGCACCCCAACACCCCCCGGATGCTGCGGTGGCGCCCCGCCGCCGCAGCTCTGGTGGCAACTGTCGCCGCCACGGCGTTCCTCGCCGTGCCGTCGGCGCAGGCGAATGAGCCATCGGATCCGCCGTCGAGCACCCAGATGCCGGCACCGGCTCCGGGCTTCCCGCTGCCGACGCCCCACACCCAGACGGCACACGACCCGGCGTCGGACTTCACCTCAAAGTGGACCCGCGCGGATGCCAAGCAGATCATGGCGCAGAGCGACTCCAAGGTTCAGCCGGGCCAGAACTCCATGAGCCCCGATGTCACCATGCCGGAGATCCCCGAGGACTTCCCCGCCATGAACGATGACGTGTGGGTTTGGGACACCTGGTCGCTGACCGACGAGAACGCGAACCAGATCAGCTACAAGGGTTACGACGTGATCTTCTCGCTGGTTGCTGACCGGCACGCAGGCTATGGCTTCGACCAGCGCCACTGGAACGCCCGCATCGGCTACTTCTTCCGCAAGACCAACGCCGACCCGGCGAAGGACAAGTGGAACTACGGCGGACACCTGTTCCTGGACAACACCTCCATCGGCAACACCGAATGGTCCGGCTCCACCCGCCTCATGAAAGGCAACCAGGTGAACGTGTTCTACACGGCCACCACGTTCTACGACGTCAAGGAGCGCAACGCCGGCGGCGGCGGCATTGCCCCGGACGCCGTCATCGCCAAGGCGCTCGGCAACATCCACGCCGACAAGAACGGCGTGACCTTCGACGGCTTCCAGCACACCAAGCTGCTCGAACCGGACGGAAAGCTGTACCAGAACAAGGCACAGAACCCGGGCTTCGCGTTCCGCGACCCGTACACCTTCGCTGACCCGGCTCACCCCGGCAAGACCTACATGGTGTTCGAAGGCAACACCGGCGGCAAGCGCGGCGACTACCGCTGCAAGAACGAGGACCTGGGCTACGCCAAGGGTGACCCCAACGCCGAGAACCTCGACGAGGTCAACAGCAAGGGTGCCTACTACCAGACCGCCAACGTTGGCCTGGCCGTGGCGGACAACAAGGACCTGACCAAGTGGCACTTCCTGCCGCCGATCCTCTCCGCCAACTGCGTCAACGACCAGACCGAGCGTCCGCAGATCTTCATCCAGAATGAAAACGGCAAGAACAAGTACTACCTGTTCACCATCAGCCACCAGTTCACCTACGCTGCAGGCATGCGCGGCCCCGACGGCGTCTACGGCTTTGTAGGCGACGGCGTCCGCTCCGACTACCAGCCGATGAACAACAGCGGCCTGGCCCTGGGCTCCCCGACGGACCTGAACCTGCCCTCCGAATCCCCGGAGGCCCCGACGCCGAACCAGAACGGCCGTCAGTTCCAGGCCTACTCGCACTACGTGCAGCCGGGCGGCCTGGTCCAGTCCTTCATCGACAACGTGAACGGCATCCGCGGCGGATCCCTGTCGCCCACCGTGAAGATCAACTTCCGGGATGGCGTCTCCAAGGTTGACCGCAGCTTCGGCCAGAACGGCCTCGGCCCGTTCGGTTACCTGCCCACCAACGTCCACGTTGGCGGCAACGGCCTCTACAAGTAA
- a CDS encoding metallopeptidase family protein translates to MPANLPPGLPIVPDGTGDPSGFEMSESDFEAAVSDALEQLPAEVARAMDNVAVFIDDDYAPQPGEDPDTVLLGLYEGVPLTERDSWWDAGSLPDRITIYRQPILDICSSREDVVEEVAVTVIHEIAHHFGIDDQRLHELGWD, encoded by the coding sequence ATGCCCGCAAACCTGCCGCCCGGCCTCCCGATCGTGCCGGACGGAACCGGCGACCCGTCGGGGTTCGAAATGTCCGAATCCGACTTCGAGGCTGCCGTCAGCGACGCCCTCGAACAGCTTCCGGCCGAGGTGGCACGGGCCATGGACAACGTGGCGGTGTTCATCGACGACGATTACGCCCCTCAGCCCGGCGAGGACCCGGACACCGTGCTCCTGGGACTGTACGAAGGCGTGCCCCTGACCGAGCGTGACTCCTGGTGGGACGCGGGATCCCTGCCGGACCGGATCACCATCTACCGCCAGCCCATCCTGGACATCTGTTCCTCACGCGAGGACGTGGTGGAGGAAGTCGCGGTAACAGTCATCCACGAGATTGCCCATCACTTCGGAATCGACGACCAGCGGCTTCACGAACTCGGGTGGGACTAG
- a CDS encoding C40 family peptidase, whose protein sequence is MSLTGPGRTAAVLCTAVVLLGTLAAPARADRAFAVAPPTAGLGATALTVPAAEIPSPEDIAAAKSSESATAAKVTDIEGILADAAAAQEVTFARTLEANNAYSNALVELDTRSAAAAVATARAAAADKEQSKSRKAVGQLAGDLYRNGGLNPELSGLVTGSGDVLAKAATLQALTAGRSRAFAAAETTAAAAESLTAAAADARRAADDAAKTAESLKAEADQANAAQVKAVADAKAQRTVLVGQLASLRNTTAALESARVDGLERQRQQARLAAVTAAAERAAATQAAADKAAAANAAVAGNGSAAPAEESAAAPGRTPARAAPSQNTPSQASPASPSAPSPAAPPARPAPVRPAPAPVQPAPAPAPAPAPAPAPAPAPVQPAPSPGGSNQAAISVAMGKVGSPYFYQYGGTGAYGFDCSGLVQNAFAAIGKQLPRTAAEQFAQAPVHVPLSQAQPGDLLVWGSAPGFYHVAIYLGGGKVVQALNPSAGITVTDLSMMAGMQLHPVAARY, encoded by the coding sequence ATGAGTTTGACCGGCCCCGGCCGCACAGCGGCTGTCCTGTGCACCGCCGTCGTTCTCTTAGGAACCCTTGCAGCACCTGCCCGGGCTGACCGGGCATTCGCGGTTGCCCCGCCAACTGCAGGCCTTGGGGCGACGGCCCTGACGGTTCCGGCGGCGGAAATCCCCTCCCCGGAGGACATCGCTGCCGCCAAGTCCAGTGAAAGTGCGACGGCGGCAAAGGTCACCGACATTGAGGGCATCCTCGCCGACGCCGCGGCGGCGCAGGAGGTCACGTTCGCACGGACGCTCGAAGCCAACAACGCCTACAGCAATGCCTTGGTGGAGCTGGACACGAGGTCGGCCGCGGCCGCCGTGGCCACGGCCAGGGCTGCTGCCGCGGACAAGGAACAGTCCAAGAGCCGTAAGGCCGTGGGCCAGCTGGCCGGGGACCTGTACCGGAACGGCGGCCTTAATCCGGAGCTGAGCGGCCTGGTCACGGGCTCGGGCGACGTCCTCGCCAAGGCCGCAACGCTGCAGGCCCTCACCGCAGGCCGGAGCAGGGCCTTCGCCGCCGCCGAAACCACCGCCGCAGCCGCCGAATCACTCACCGCTGCTGCCGCCGACGCCCGCCGCGCGGCAGACGACGCCGCGAAAACCGCCGAGTCGCTCAAGGCCGAGGCAGACCAGGCCAACGCAGCCCAGGTGAAGGCAGTGGCAGATGCCAAGGCGCAGCGGACCGTCCTCGTGGGGCAGCTCGCCTCGCTGCGGAACACCACGGCAGCGCTCGAATCCGCGCGCGTGGACGGGCTGGAGCGCCAGCGCCAGCAGGCCCGCCTCGCCGCCGTGACTGCGGCAGCCGAACGGGCCGCCGCAACCCAGGCGGCCGCAGACAAGGCGGCGGCTGCGAATGCTGCGGTGGCCGGCAACGGGAGTGCAGCCCCAGCGGAAGAATCCGCCGCCGCGCCGGGCCGGACGCCGGCCCGGGCCGCTCCTTCCCAGAACACTCCTTCACAGGCCTCTCCCGCGTCTCCTTCAGCACCTTCACCTGCGGCGCCGCCGGCCCGCCCGGCACCCGTCCGCCCTGCTCCCGCACCCGTACAGCCGGCACCAGCCCCCGCCCCGGCGCCTGCTCCTGCACCTGCGCCAGCCCCTGCGCCCGTTCAGCCGGCCCCTTCTCCGGGCGGTTCCAACCAGGCGGCCATTTCGGTGGCGATGGGCAAGGTTGGATCACCGTACTTCTACCAGTACGGCGGGACGGGTGCGTACGGCTTCGACTGTTCCGGCCTGGTCCAAAACGCATTCGCAGCCATCGGAAAGCAGCTTCCGCGCACGGCTGCGGAGCAGTTCGCCCAGGCACCCGTCCACGTGCCCCTGTCCCAGGCGCAGCCCGGCGATCTCCTCGTCTGGGGATCGGCCCCGGGTTTCTACCATGTGGCGATCTACCTGGGCGGCGGCAAGGTGGTCCAGGCACTGAACCCGTCCGCGGGCATCACCGTGACTGACCTGAGCATGATGGCCGGCATGCAGCTCCACCCCGTCGCCGCGCGCTACTAG
- a CDS encoding DMT family transporter, with translation MASTAGTSPLQPHSPEGPPTGGSAPEETSSGKPASSVNALGVAAVVVTVVLWASAFVGIRAVGPSFSPGALTLGRLAIAAVVLGAVVLPKLRALPRGRDWWPILAYGVMWFAGYNVALNAAEHSLDAGTSALLINVNPILVAVMAGIILKEGFPRWLIIGSLVAFGGVAVIALGSGTRSTADVAGVLLCLLAAALAAVSVIIQKPVLRKFPAGQATWFGIMVGLLCCLPFGGQLVTELQAAPLPATLGLVYLGIFPTAIAFTTWAYALSLIDAGKLAATTYLVPGTTVLISWLVLSEIPTVWGLVGGATCLLGVGLTRRRSR, from the coding sequence ATGGCATCCACCGCCGGCACGAGCCCCCTCCAGCCCCATTCCCCCGAAGGTCCCCCCACTGGAGGATCGGCGCCAGAAGAAACCTCTTCCGGAAAACCTGCCTCTTCAGTGAACGCACTGGGCGTCGCCGCCGTCGTGGTGACCGTGGTGCTCTGGGCCTCCGCCTTCGTGGGCATCCGCGCCGTCGGCCCAAGTTTCTCCCCCGGCGCCCTGACGCTGGGGCGGCTGGCGATTGCCGCCGTCGTGCTCGGCGCGGTGGTACTGCCAAAGCTGCGGGCGCTGCCGCGGGGCCGCGACTGGTGGCCGATCCTCGCCTACGGCGTCATGTGGTTCGCGGGATACAACGTGGCGCTCAACGCCGCGGAGCATTCCCTCGACGCCGGAACCAGCGCGCTGCTCATCAACGTGAACCCCATCCTGGTGGCCGTGATGGCGGGCATCATCCTCAAGGAGGGATTTCCGCGCTGGCTGATCATTGGCAGCCTTGTGGCGTTCGGCGGCGTCGCGGTCATCGCGTTGGGGTCGGGGACGCGTTCGACGGCGGACGTGGCCGGAGTGCTGCTTTGCCTCCTCGCTGCTGCACTCGCCGCAGTCAGCGTCATCATCCAGAAGCCCGTGCTGCGAAAGTTTCCGGCCGGGCAGGCCACGTGGTTCGGAATCATGGTGGGCCTGCTCTGCTGCCTGCCCTTCGGCGGCCAGCTTGTGACGGAGCTGCAGGCGGCACCGCTGCCGGCGACCCTTGGCCTGGTCTACCTGGGCATCTTCCCCACCGCCATCGCCTTCACCACCTGGGCCTACGCGCTGTCCCTGATCGACGCCGGGAAGCTGGCCGCCACCACCTATCTGGTTCCCGGCACCACCGTGCTGATCTCCTGGCTGGTGCTCAGCGAGATCCCGACTGTCTGGGGACTCGTGGGCGGCGCCACCTGCCTCCTCGGCGTCGGGCTGACCCGGCGGAGATCCCGCTAA